A stretch of DNA from Fundulus heteroclitus isolate FHET01 chromosome 22, MU-UCD_Fhet_4.1, whole genome shotgun sequence:
GCCGTTCCTCCTCTATTCAGCTGCGAAGACACCAAGCAGAAGTGGCACAAACCTAGGACCATGGTAACTAAACTTTTAATGACTCTTTCATCTAATAACTGGATATCGCTTTAAAGTAACGTGTTTTTGTTTGGATGCAGAGCATTAAACCTGGGCAAGTAAATGACATGGTTGTCCTGTCCGCCAGACCAAGAGAAAGAAAGCTTGTCAAGTATGTTTTACTATTAatactgcacacacacacttaagaAATCCACTTGTGTCTGCTGCAAGAGAAGCACTTATCTGCTTTCAcaaaactaaatatatatatgcaccATGTGAAAAATCATTAGACCATCTTTATCATTAAAAACAATGGTCATGCAAGTACTAACTTGTGTGCATCATGTGACTAAAACAGAcaggaaagaaaacacagaatgcCTACAGGCTGAAAAACTGGGGAGTGAAAGCATTGGACTAGCAAGCCAGGGTCAACATACTTAAAACAGTCAAGTTGATATGGTAATCAAGTCATCCTTTTTTATTCAGCCCGCTGCGTGGAGTGTACCAGTACCATGGTCAGAGAAACAGACCCTCATTGTGATGGCACCTCAATGCTTGTCGCTTGTTACAGGTCTCCTAGGTTTTAAAGCctcactttgctttttttttttttttcaaagttttcttGTTATGTTAGCCAAATAGCTCAATCAATGCTgctacaaatttatttatatttttttgcaggGGTTCCCTTGTTGTGAGTCAATAAAGCTTGTCTCGATGGGGATAAGGGAGAGCTTATGACAGGGTTGAGCTTTGGTGGTTCCTGATCGTTTTAGCTAATTTCCTTTCTTCTGAGGGTCTCAGTTTGGGTCATATGGttgaaaaatggaaaatagTTGGGTGTTCCTACAAGACAATTATCCTAAACGgatcaaaactggttttggaagGCTTACATTGTGCCTCTGAAATTGATTTCCCTGTGTGCCATTCATAACTACTGAACTGTTCTTAATATATGACTAAATATTTGTGTGGGTGTGTATAATTCCACTATAAATTCAGTATTCTGCAACCAactcttgtttttaaatgttattctgCCCTgaaaaaagtgttattttataTTGCTATTTACAATGAGTGTATTTTAATTGGTgtgattttttatatatataaaaaatcacacaaatatatatatatatatatatatatatatatatatatatatatatatatatggtgagtggtgctgtattggccggggggtagttcttgctgttgcaattttttcatcattcattcatttatatcagttgttcacattgtttatttgttacttgtaaaaaataaataaaaaatattgggtacccccagcgggttgcgaacctgcgacctttggtgcaccagtccaacacctaaaccactgtaccaaaaaaaagtgccatgctgaggTCTGTATTTTTgcgaggtcaactgtgtctaggaagtggttttgagaagtggtttttggttaattttgtcaccacggtaactttaaatggcgtcaagtacaaaaagcccgcttcacggcgtcgagacgaacgttttgatgtatagtatgtgggggtagaccctacggttcggcctgtattaacggtgatggacccttattaggtgcataacataaggcctccgccatgcattttcaatgcataggcgggcgcctaatcaggtttaaaaaaataccgAAAAATTGTAGATTctcttcatttgttttattaaaaaccaCTAAAAATAGGATCAATAATTTGAACATGATAAGCAAAGCATTGTAATAAGCATATGtacaaacaggaaaacaaaggcAAACAATTCATAAATACTCTTAAAACTTCGAAATGCTGATATGTTAGGAGCCGCTCGCTATTACATTACAGAAAGGAGTGAAATAAAATGCTTCTGTTCCtgaaaaagcataaaacaaactCGCTTTTTACACAGGTCCACATCCATGctggtggtttgctttttacACCCACATAAAAATTAGATAAACAGCACCATAGTCACTGACTCAAACTCAGATCAGATCTCCTGTTCAGAAGATCAAAATACACCAGCTGTGAGAGGGTATCCTCTTTACAGGTAATTGTATAAAAGCACCATTTCAATAAGCTTATGAAGTATAAGAAGCCATTAGAGGAAGTGTTAGGCATGCTTTAAACCTACATTTGTCTGCGTCAATTATTATGTTGGAATTGTATTTTAGTAATGCACAAAAGGGGTTgtatttttaagcttttttgaTCATAATGCATTTATTGTTTATATTCAAATTCAGTTTTTAACTTCAACATGATAAACCTTTAAATGAATGTATGTTTGGACTCCAACCTTGTGCAAATACTCAGGAAAATGTAATCTACTGGGAAATTACACAAACCTTGACGCAACCCTGATTTTCACTTTTTACAGAGGAGTTGACTTATTTGTATAATTTTGTTTAACAGATCAATGTTACGGTGTTGTTTGTGACACCAGAAAATGTTGCAACACTGTAGGTCTGAGATGCTAATGGTTTTTCTATGAGGACTTTGAGACCAagtgttgaaacattttaaaatgagtctCTAAATCCACAATCAGATACAGTTACTGTGAAAAGTTTACATAAACTCTTCATTGTCATGAATGTCATCTTATATTGGGTCTTTAAGGATGTTTTTGAACAATTCTTTATCAGGGTGGATTGGTTACACAACTGAAAGCTtcaaggaattaaaaaaaacaagaattaggTGAACAAGttagattttaatgtttttcccccaacCCTTGCATGGTCAAAATAACAAAGACTTAATATCTACATACTCCTGAGCAAAAATCTTGTTAAATAGTTGAACCTGGACTGCTTGGTTTTGTACTGGCTGGATATTTGACTACTCTCATTTGgtggaattattttaaataaactggtTTGCTGACACCGACTTAGCTTTTGAGAGTACTCCACAAAATTTCAATACGTTTTATGTCTGGTCTGTCAGAATCCCGTCCAGAGGCCTGATTCCAAAACCTGTTTTTATGTATGTCTGAGATCATTGTCCTGTGAGAAAACCCAGTTCTATCACAGTTTCCACTTAGCTACTATGTCGCTGTACCACTTCTCGGGAACATTTAGCGAACCTTTCAAgctatttttattctgttaataACCTATTGTGTTTGCTGTAATATAACGATTgcaagtggaaataaatctggGAAGTGTGACCACAGCCGATGAGAAAGCAACACattctggtgtctaaaaatTATTTAGCTAGTATCGTGTGACGCAGAGTTAGCTGTGGATTCAGGGGATCGCTGGTGGcttatcagaatcagctttatttgccaggtgtGTGTACACATACGTGGAATTTGACTGGATtaagtgtgtgcgtgtttgttggATGGTGGTAttgatgggcccgaccaatttcAAATGCGGTCCACGGGGAAATCCACAGTAAATCCAAACACATCAATCCAGTTCTTATTTTTGAAAATCAGTGAAGTTATGGCTGTAAAATCACTTCACTCTGAAACTCTGGCTGCTAAAACTCATTTAGAAGACCCATATTTAGATGACATTCATACCCATGATGAGTGTGTGTGAACTTTTCAGTGGAAGTGTAAATTCTAACCCTTCCGTCTACGTCCGTGTGGCCTCGCAGCCCACCCAGCGACACCTGTGGGGCCGCAGGGCGAGAACGTTTACGGTCAGCGTTCTGGTAAAGACGGCCCTGATCCAACACGCATCATCTCGACACCTCCCTCACATTCACACGTAGGAGCTCAGTTTCTGGGCTGCGAGTTGAACTCCTGGCAGATGTTGTGGATAATCTTGGGGACGTATTTGTAGAGGTTGTCGAATTCGTCTACGAAGAAGGAGTGCTCTTTGTCGGGGTCTGTGGCGATGTACTCCAGCTCATCCTGGGCGGCCCAGGCAATGCCGATGGAGTAGGCGATCACACCTGGAAATGGGAGGGAGAgggggttaaaaacaaaagactttGACGTGTATTTCTCAATGTTTTTGTGAGATTAAAGCCATTTTGCTTCAACCTTTAAAAGGAAGGTTATCACATGCAATTTAGCTTCTAAGGTGAAGGTGAGTTTTGCTTTTTCAAGTATTCCTACCCTTTAAATGTCTTTATATATTGTAACGTGAATTTTTTGTATTTGGTAGACCAATACAAAGTATTCCGTAATAATAAAGTGCCATATAAATAGTACATGGTTTACAACTTCTTGACATATGAGTGAATCTTCTCAGTGTTTTTGATCAGACTCCATCAATCATATCacagagaaaactaaaccaCATTAAGAAGAGAAATGTGTCAGAGCAGAAATATTCTATAGTTGTATATAATAACTATATGGGCAACAATGTACATTGAaaattgtggttttaatgtggcAAAACGCTAAGTTGAATACAGTATGAATACATTAAGACACAAAAAGGCCAATGTAGTATACCCTGTTCGGGAAGAGCTCTCACCTTGGCGGTGGACAGCCAGCGCAGGCGCCCTGACGTCGTCATAAGAACGTCCGTCCGTGATAACGATCATGATCTTGCGTTTGTTGGGTTTGGACTTGCTGAAGAGCTGCTCGGCTGCGAAGGTAATGGCGGCCCCGGTGCTGGTCCCGCCGCTCCAGTAGTTGATGCGCTTGATGGCGTTAAGCAGCTCGGCCTTGTTGTTGTACTGCCCGAAGGCGAACTCCAGCCTCTGCTCATAGGTGTACTGCACGGCTCCCACCCGCGTGTCCGTGTCCGAGATCTCAAACTCCCGAGTGACGTTGGCCACAAACTGGAGAACCGTGCGGAAGTTACCCGTCCCCACGCTGCTGGAGCCGTCGATCACAAAGGCGATGTCGTTGGCGTTGAGGCAAGTCTTGCTGCACACCAGGCGGTCTGTGTCGCACACCCGCTTCACCAGCGGCTGCACCGCCTTTCTCAGAGCAAACCAGCTGTTCACAGGGAGGGAGTAGAAGCCGTTTGTCCGGCACACAGCCTGCGGAGTGAAACAGCCAACGGCGTGTCAGACGGTTGCAATGGAAACACAGACAAACCTGTGCAGCAGAACACCACCTTGTCGACAAAGTTGGCCTCGACTAGGTTTTGTTTCTCGTTCTCATCAGGGCCCTCGATGGTGACGAAGAAGATGTTGATGCCAGATTCTCGGGCAAGTCGAGAAGCCTCCTCCACCTTGTCCGTGGGCCAGCCGTCCACAAGCACCACGGCTACGTTGGGAGCGCCACCGCGGTTTCCATTGGCATCGCTGAAGTACTGCTTGTTGATGTAGGAGAGGGCCTTTCCTGTTTTAACACCAGAGGGCAACAGGGAGACAGTAAACCAGTGCTGCAATCCCTTACCAATGCCTGGTGAACTTTGTCACATCTTGTCATAACCACTACAATTgatttatcaggattttatgtgatcgaCCAACACAAATTTGCGCACAATTGCAAAGTGCAAGGAAAACAATTAATTGTTTTCATAattgttttgcatttgtaaGAAGCCCCCCGAGTCACTTCTATGTAGAACAACCAATTACTGCAGCAAATGTTATAAGGTCTCTGGCAGGTTTGCTTGTCTTGATCAGTTTATAtccattcctctttgcaaaatagctcaatttcagtcagactggattGGGAGCTCTGTAGCCACAGGTTTTCGTCCTATGACTTGGCCACTCTAACACATGAACACGCTGTAATGTAACTGGATGTGTGTTTAGGCATGTTTTCATAATGTTTTCCTTCCCCCCTACTTTTTTTCAATCCACCTTCGCTGTCCTTTCCTAATAAGATcatcccccacagcatgatgcagccaacCCAATGCGGTTGTACCATAGCCTTTCTATTCagagatgatggattgaacaggtTATTGTGAGACACTCAAAGCTTGTTAAATAGTTTTATAACCctgccctgctttaaacttacctctaacattattttttgcagtggattttaaagagaatacaTACAATTTTGTATTTAGAATTATGCACTTTGTGTTAGCTAGCTTGTCTCACAacatcctgaaaaaaaatacattcaggttTTTAGACTGTAACgtaataaaatttgaaaaagttcaaCAAGAATGAATTAGCAAGGCACCATATTTCTAATTTGTGCACAGCTCTGTAGCTGAAATGAGATTATTTACGAAAAAGTGGAAGAAATCCTGCTGGAAAACAAGAGAACAGCTGTGTGTTCTGCACACAAATATCTCTCTGTAATAGAACATTGTCACAACCTGTATTTAGTTTGTCAATGTCTTGGTGGTCTTTACAATAGTAGGAGAGGTTCTGCTTTGGATTACAGAGCCTTTTACATTCACCCACACTGTTGTATGATTGTGGTCAAACCCAAAAAACCTGTATTTCTATCAGCAAGCGAAATTTAGCAGGTCCTAAAACGAAACAAACTGCAGCTCATGGATGCTGCCGCACCAAACCAAAGCAACAAAACAGTTCTTGCCTTTTAAGCGCTGAGCCCTGCAAGCTTGTAAAAAGGCAAACGTTTTCTGGtcagagcagaagaaaaacacgcCTTACTAGAAGGAGAACTGTAATTTAGCATGCTGGTCTCCCTGCAAATTTAGATTTAATTCTATCCCTCCATGTGAAAATGTGCCAGGGTAGTAAAAAACACGCGATAATTGCAACCCTTTCGCTTTCACACTTGAGTTTGTGAGTTTTCTGTCGCAGCTGGCAGCTACCAGTGGGGTCACTCACCCACGTTGGACAGGCCGCCCTTCTGGACGATCTTATCTATGGCCGACTTCACATCCCTGGAGCTGGAGTACGTTCTCAGACTGATCTCTGTCACAGGCTCGTcgcttcaaacaaaaaaacagtcgctttattttttcttctccaaAACTGGGACAACATCACAGAAAACGAAACGAGGAGGTTACCCGTATTGGATGATGCCCATCATTGGTCCAGCCATGCCAACGTTGATGACCTGAGCCACCTCAGCCAGAAAGTCCTTCTGGATCTTAAAGCGCCGCTTCCCAATGCTCCAGCTGCCATCCATCAGGAAGGCAAGATCGACCTTACAGTCTGGGGATGAAAAAACATGCAGTTACGCCACGTTTCATGGAGgtggttaaaatattttaatgtttctacAGAAATAAGGCTCATACTGAAGACGGGGAGAAGCAGATATTTAGCTTTGTGCTTCAATGGCATATCTTTGTTTTGAAAGTTTGCCGGCTTTTAAATATACCGGTATAATTCAGAATCCACTATCGATAAGGAAAGCCGCTCTGGCCCAAATTCAGTCAAACAAATCCAAACCGTAACAGGACATTTGCTCTCGTCTATccgcaacacatttttttaggcAAACTTCTGTTTTGCCCATTTTGTCTGTAAAAGCAGAAGGCAGGCAGTAATATTCTTTATGAGGAGCGCTGGTTTTACCCTTGTCTCAGCGCCAAACTAACTATTGGTTTTCAGTTTGTCAGATGATACACTCACTGAGGGAGAGATTCTAGTCCCTAAAATATATATCCTGACTGCTCAGATTACTACACGTCCTACTCTTGAAGTTCGATTCagcattttcttcattttcaacATAAGTTATTTGATTGTGCTTATATAGATAGGTTGATTAACAGATTATATCTCCCTTGCGTTTCAATGGAAGACAAATTTAAAGAATGGGCCCGCATTGGCTTTCCATGCATCTGATACTTTAGTATATCTATAGTGACACCATATATACCCCACACAGGCAATACTGCTGTAGAACCTAATGTTATACCAATGAGTTGAGAATCACGTTAATCACATCTGCTTCAATGAAGAGTCTCTTCACATCAGCATGTTGAATGTTTGGAGTGGCTGAGGCGGCAAGGGACCTTAGCTTATTTTCCTATaaattatgcaaatggagatctGAACACGTGGGGGCATTCTTTAACTGAGTATAGAGCATTGAACTGTCATCCTCAGAAGGTCAGGTGATCAAATATGGGATGAAATAAAAGGAGACGGTGATGGCACAGGTAACATACCCCCTTCTGAAGGAGTATTCAGCTGTAAATTTGACACCATTCAGCTCAGTACACACATTATAcaagaatagaaatacctttagaaTAGATATACCTTTAGAATAGATATACATTTACTGTCTcaaaatggggaaattcagggcTTGTGTATAAATGATTCACAGCTGgaaccagaagtttacataccgCATGAAGCAATAATACGTGAGAAAGAACTCTTCCTGGTTTTACGGAGTGCATCCAAAGATTTTCTAAATCTCTGGTTTACATAAACTAAACGTGTGTAAATATTAGACCATTGAATCTATACTCCACATTAAACAGGGCCATCACTAATATCTAGACTTGTGTTTAAGATAAAGGCAGTCCAGCATCACTAACCAGACCAatcagatgctttttttttggaaattctATTTATACTTGGGAAATGATTTACTAGTAGATGTAGTAGCGTGACAGAAAACCAACAGTCATGGCATGCATGCTGCATAGTTTGTTTAATTAAGCTGTTAATTGAAGTAACAACAGTCCTGTTGGTACTGTGTAACCAAATTATTGACAAGGGATCCCGGGAAAGTCCTGTTGTTGGAAAATTACTTGACAAAGGGTTacagttttccaaaaaaatagacattgacaaaagaaaaaaatgttgttgccaaattgttttgttgttggttgTAGACAGTTTGTCAGActtttaaacactgaattcaagcgATGGTACGCTCTGAATCAGGGGGGGGTCAGGCATAATGATCTGAGAATGTTTCCTGAACTGTTGTCAGGGATATTTATCCCATACCAGACATCAAGGCTCAGCTTGAACACATCAGCATACTTGAAGAGGTCATGGTTCATTATGCTGAAAAGAAACTGCCTTTAAAACGGATGGTTCAAATGACGGCATCTTGGTTTCCGACCAAGAAGATTAATGTTTTGGAGCGGTCGGCCCAATTCCGGCCCTTTAATCCAATAGAAAACTTGTGGGAAGGTATCAAACACACTGTTTCTGAGGGTAAACCAAAAAATGCAGAGAAACTGGGGAATGTAGTCCAATGGTCCTGAATTAGAGTAGCTGCTCGCTATAACTAGAAGCAGGTCGACTCCATGCAACACAGATGTGAAGGGCTTTTCACACACAGCGGATATACAACAATGTTAGTGCTGCGATTCACAGAAAAGCTACAATTTAAgcattttttctaatttttttgaGTTAAGAAAATGCAGATGCACACTGCTGTTGTCTGAAATAGCTTTGCATTAAATTTTCAACGTTTCTGtagatttattaaaagaaaaggtacattttctttatgttttggtttgaaTGACTATGTACAGTCTTCTCAATGCATTTGCATGCATTGAAATTAAAGGTATCAAGACTTTGAGATTCTGATAAACTTGTCTGTTTTTCCCATCAGAAGAAGACAGATGTTGTAAAGTTTGCAAATAAAATGGATATTCATTTAATCGTATACTTCATAAACTTTCTGTTCTAAAAAAGAATAACCTGCATTAGCTACAGAAGCCCGATCCCAGCAGGGACCATTGGGGTAGAAAGgacttttctttaaaagaaaatcctctGAATATGCAATCACTCCCAGGTATGCATACTTTAAGGTACTATATGCTTGTATATGAATTAAGCTGGATGCGTACCTGAGGCCTTGGTCACAGATATTTAGCACAACTCGCCAAATGAATAGAGTTCACAAATTAAAAGATGCAAATAGATTCACAAAGAGGAACATACTTGGATCTCCCTGTGGTGCAGGAAGTTCAGGTGCTCTGGGTGGTGGTTCTTGTTCTCTCATGctaaaccctaaaaaaaaaacaagaaaacactttaaaaaagaaTTAGAAGTTTCTGGATTGCTTTGCTGCTTTGACTACCACTGAATCCTTGATcttatcctttttttatcctggTTGTCTTCATGTGGGATGACAGAGGGGAAAACAATCAGTTTTACCTTTCATCACCCAGGAAAATGCACTTGGTCTTAGCCACGTAAATAAAACACTCTACTCACTAACAACAAAGAGCTCGAATGCCACTTTACAAAATTGCATTGAAAGTTTGCTGGAGTCCTCTTTTTAGTGATCCCAAATGTTTCCAGTCACAAACATCATGCCTTAAACCACCACGCCATTTGACTTTCTTTCCAACTCCCTTCAATTACAGGCCGGGCCAAAACCCAGAGTCTTTTCCTCGGATAGCTTGGGTTTGGATCGCACTTACTGGCAGAGCTCAGCGGGTACAGCCAAAGTGGCAAAAACGAGAAGCAGTGCAAGCGAACCTACCTGATTCATAAGGCTTAGCTTCTGGTTTCCAGGCATCTACTGGCTCCACTGCACGGATGACATCATACAAGCTACGCATTAGCACGTTAAAACTTCTAAACAGCTAAAAACTTCACAAACCGTCATTATTGGTCAGAAGCATTCAGCTAGTGCTGTGAAAAAATTTCACCCTTATTGATTTCTTTACTTTGCTTTTTAggtcaaatttaaatgtttcagatcattaatcttcttatttttttaaatatcagatcagtaaatacaaaatatagtttttttatttattataggggggaaaaaatccagaCATTCTTACcctattaaaaaaagtaattacccttattaaatcattaaacaatTGTGATTTTATCAATAGCAATAAGAAGACTGTAATGATACGAAAGGTCTGGGTCTGCTTTACTGCTTCAGTACATGGGCCCTTGCCGTATTTTATGGAACCATTAATTCTTCTCCATAGCAGAAAATCCTGATAGAGAATTTCCGGCTGTCAGTTCATGCATTAAAGGTGACATATTATgcttcttttaaatatttaggatAGGTCTATGGCCTATAGCAAACATTttagttcttgttttttaaaggcAGTCATCACTCAGCCCTCAGCAACAGAACCGCTAATagcatttgttgttgttatacGCAGCATGCTAAGTCGCTCTGTCTAGTCGGCTACCATAATAACACTCTACACATAACATTTTTAACCGTTCATCAAACGCTACAATAAGGGACATGTCTGGGGACAGCATTTGTCatggacaggtcatccaaaattGGGACAAGAGGGACAGAACATTTCTGCAGTAGAAGTATTTTGGTAGATCCTGCCATGTAGAAGCGTACTtggttatgcagcaggacaatgatccaaatcACACCACAAAGTCTTTTTGTGAATGACtctaaaaaactaaattaagatTTTGAAGAGATCTGGTCAATGTCTGAACTTTAATCCAATTAAAACGTTGTGGGTTGTCTTCAAACAGGCACTTCATGGTCAAAAATCCTGCAGTGTAGCTGAATTAAAACGAGTGGGCCAGAATTCCTCCACAGGGATGTAGAGGACAGCCAGTTCACACTGAATGGTAGTTGTTGGTCCTAGTAGCAAAAccagtttttacttttcataCAAGCTGGTTTGGATggctttttttattagtttttttgctCAATAGataaatagtttaaaaactgcattttgcatATACTCTGCTGATATTTATCTTAtgttaaaattgttttcattatcTGACATACTCCAttgtaacaaaaaaagcaaaaacaaaagaaatctataaggggcaaatactttttttcacatcttCTTAAAAC
This window harbors:
- the vit gene encoding vitrin isoform X2 gives rise to the protein MIRSITVIFYAFLLSWACWAKPNGSKSKKPKQVVPDIECDVRAGKINLPEFIARCPAHCKESKQQVYGTGVFASISSICNAAIHSGVITNAGGKVIVRKMAGQNVYKGSNSNGVRSLSLPKWRESFVVSVGKPKKGVIYPSTLDYVPSRPTYVKTGQKDAKSAFVNTPQPTTTTAPEVTTTTPEPTTTTTTTTTTTVPPPPTTAKARAAAHKIRDAGSSHPYLAHVAATSSRQSQSAQGKSPSQVFRGSSYPNRYPHRTSPGVRRPEAGSAIRRQPSPPVGPAFNRAPPERTATTSQSNSAFPRRDWPPSSYPRPDWFPGARRPADVSYAVPDSGYAWSETDTPEIPAPRSTDLDGSHKMPLDLPHAKVEPVDAWKPEAKPYESGFSMREQEPPPRAPELPAPQGDPNCKVDLAFLMDGSWSIGKRRFKIQKDFLAEVAQVINVGMAGPMMGIIQYGDEPVTEISLRTYSSSRDVKSAIDKIVQKGGLSNVGKALSYINKQYFSDANGNRGGAPNVAVVLVDGWPTDKVEEASRLARESGINIFFVTIEGPDENEKQNLVEANFVDKAVCRTNGFYSLPVNSWFALRKAVQPLVKRVCDTDRLVCSKTCLNANDIAFVIDGSSSVGTGNFRTVLQFVANVTREFEISDTDTRVGAVQYTYEQRLEFAFGQYNNKAELLNAIKRINYWSGGTSTGAAITFAAEQLFSKSKPNKRKIMIVITDGRSYDDVRAPALAVHRQGVIAYSIGIAWAAQDELEYIATDPDKEHSFFVDEFDNLYKYVPKIIHNICQEFNSQPRN
- the vit gene encoding vitrin isoform X1 — translated: MIRSITVIFYAFLLSWACWAKPNGSKSKKPKQVVPDIECDVRAGKINLPEFIARCPAHCKESKQQVYGTGVFASISSICNAAIHSGVITNAGGKVIVRKMAGQNVYKGSNSNGVRSLSLPKWRESFVVSVGKPKKGVIYPSTLDYVPSRPTYVKTGQKDAKSAFVNTPQPTTTTAPEVTTTTPEPTTTTTTTTTTTVPPPPTTAKARAAAHKIRDAGSSHPYLAHVAATSSRQSQSAQGKSPSQVFRGSSYPNRYPHRTSPGVRRPEAGSAIRRQPSPPVGPAFNRAPPERTATTSQSNSAFPRRDWPPSSYPRPDWFPGARRPADVSYAVPDSGYAWSETDTPEIPARDLRPDISEYERWLYSFGPYPPRSTDLDGSHKMPLDLPHAKVEPVDAWKPEAKPYESGFSMREQEPPPRAPELPAPQGDPNCKVDLAFLMDGSWSIGKRRFKIQKDFLAEVAQVINVGMAGPMMGIIQYGDEPVTEISLRTYSSSRDVKSAIDKIVQKGGLSNVGKALSYINKQYFSDANGNRGGAPNVAVVLVDGWPTDKVEEASRLARESGINIFFVTIEGPDENEKQNLVEANFVDKAVCRTNGFYSLPVNSWFALRKAVQPLVKRVCDTDRLVCSKTCLNANDIAFVIDGSSSVGTGNFRTVLQFVANVTREFEISDTDTRVGAVQYTYEQRLEFAFGQYNNKAELLNAIKRINYWSGGTSTGAAITFAAEQLFSKSKPNKRKIMIVITDGRSYDDVRAPALAVHRQGVIAYSIGIAWAAQDELEYIATDPDKEHSFFVDEFDNLYKYVPKIIHNICQEFNSQPRN
- the vit gene encoding vitrin isoform X3; translation: MIRSITVIFYAFLLSWACWAKPNGSKSKKPKQVVPDIECDVRAGKINLPEFIARCPAHCKESKQQVYGTGVFASISSICNAAIHSGVITNAGGKVIVRKMAGQNVYKGSNSNGVRSLSLPKWRESFVVSVGKPKKGVIYPSTLDYVPSRPTYVKTGQKDAKSAFVNTPQPTTTTAPEVTTTTPEPTTTTTTTTTTTVPPPPTTAKARAAAHKIRDAGVRRPEAGSAIRRQPSPPVGPAFNRAPPERTATTSQSNSAFPRRDWPPSSYPRPDWFPGARRPADVSYAVPDSGYAWSETDTPEIPARDLRPDISEYERWLYSFGPYPPRSTDLDGSHKMPLDLPHAKVEPVDAWKPEAKPYESGFSMREQEPPPRAPELPAPQGDPNCKVDLAFLMDGSWSIGKRRFKIQKDFLAEVAQVINVGMAGPMMGIIQYGDEPVTEISLRTYSSSRDVKSAIDKIVQKGGLSNVGKALSYINKQYFSDANGNRGGAPNVAVVLVDGWPTDKVEEASRLARESGINIFFVTIEGPDENEKQNLVEANFVDKAVCRTNGFYSLPVNSWFALRKAVQPLVKRVCDTDRLVCSKTCLNANDIAFVIDGSSSVGTGNFRTVLQFVANVTREFEISDTDTRVGAVQYTYEQRLEFAFGQYNNKAELLNAIKRINYWSGGTSTGAAITFAAEQLFSKSKPNKRKIMIVITDGRSYDDVRAPALAVHRQGVIAYSIGIAWAAQDELEYIATDPDKEHSFFVDEFDNLYKYVPKIIHNICQEFNSQPRN